The Babylonia areolata isolate BAREFJ2019XMU chromosome 17, ASM4173473v1, whole genome shotgun sequence genome has a window encoding:
- the LOC143291384 gene encoding leucine-rich repeat-containing protein 71-like, protein MVTEIYIRGWKVDAPMMEVLLRCWALLPRLQAVHLWNVALDSGSMALLAAQLPQCCRLRTLVLDGNPLGGTPVSALLGRSSHLRHLSLRFCRLTDLEARGLGTYLGSPDSCNSCLLTLNLSNNAITDIGAGHLATSLRFNRYLVALNLASNRVGDEGAAQLSGALSQFPLTHEQLVRRRQLLSERLEKENICPRTSPRPTSSNHNQRAFRTGKDKEKDGLRRSKEAKEVKEPKIQTIKPKAAPRGRKLSPSPPSDTPRAKKSSKKKSKKASEEVWEDSVDDVSKVLTVDTRLQDGQLWIVGNRTLLSLNLSRNQIGARGMRALLMAIEDQNVWHATCANVPVGLRRLVVHKNAVPNSDATLRAINTRMQCRDPAHRVPIVDLSNTMVTPCSIPLAF, encoded by the coding sequence ATGGTGACAGAGATCTACATCCGGGGCTGGAAGGTGGACGCGCCCATGATGGAGGTGCTGCTCCGATGCTGGGCCCTGCTGCCTCGCCTGCAGGCCGTGCACCTGTGGAACGTGGCGCTGGACAGCGGCTCCATGGCGCTGCTGGCCGCCCAGCTGCCGCAGTGCTGCAGGCTGCGGACCCTGGTGCTGGATGGCAACCCGCTGGGCGGGACGCCTGTGTCGGCCCTGCTGGGCAGGAGCAGCCACCTCAGGCACCTCTCGCTCCGCTTCTGCAGACTGACCGACCTGGAGGCCCGCGGCCTGGGCACCTACCTGGGCTCCCCAGACTCCTGCAACTCCTGCCTGCTGACGCTCAACCTCTCCAACAACGCCATCACCGACATCGGGGCGGGGCACCTGGCCACCTCCCTCCGCTTCAACCGCTACCTGGTGGCCCTGAACCTGGCGTCCAACCGGGTGGGGGACGAGGGTGCCGCCCAGCTGTCCGGGGCTTTGTCACAGTTCCCTCTGACGCACGAGCAGCTGGTGAGGCGCCGGCAGCTGCTGTCCGAGAGGCTGGAGAAAGAGAATATCTGCCCCAGAACCTCGCCCAGGCCAACGTCCTCCAACCACAATCAGAGAGCCTTCAGAACCGGCAAAGACAAGGAGAAGGACGGTCTCAGACGAAGCAAAGAAGCCAAGGAGGTGAAGGAGCCCAAGATCCAAACCATCAAGCCGAAAGCGGCCCCGAGAGGAAGGaaactgtccccctctcccccctctgacACGCCCCGAGCCAAGAAGAGTTCTAAAAAGAAGAGTAAAAAGGCAAGCGAAGAGGTCTGGGAAGATTCTGTGGACGATGTCAGCAAAGTGCTGACCGTGGACACCCGTCTCCAAGACGGACAGCTGTGGATCGTGGGCAACCGGACCCTGCTCAGCCTGAACCTGTCCCGGAACCAGATCGGAGCGCGGGGCATGAGGGCCTTGCTGATGGCCATAGAAGACCAGAACGTGTGGCACGCCACCTGTGCAAACGTGCCCGTGGGACTCCGGAGACTGGTGGTCCACAAGAACGCCGTGCCCAACAGCGACGCGACCCTTCGGGCCATCAACACTCGCATGCAGTGCAGGGACCCCGCGCACAGAGTGCCCATTGTGGACCTCAGCAACACTATGGTAACGCCATGCAGCATCCCTCTGGCTTTCTGA